Part of the Cyanobacterium sp. T60_A2020_053 genome is shown below.
ACTAAGGTAATTTTGACGGGCGCTTTGCCCAACTCCTTAGCGGTATACAATCCGGCAAAACCGCCCCCGACTATCACCACATGGGGAACTTGGTTGGTGGTACTATTCATAGTAATTTATTGTTAAACTAATTTACTTCTATTTATATACGTTATCTGAGTTAACCTTTTTTAGTCGTGATAAATCATACATTTTACACCCAATAAGTATAAATTACTATACTAATAACATTCTTCCCTCTCTATTTGGTAAAAGAAATTAACCAACTACTAATAATTATTAATATTAAAAGTACTTCTAAAAACTTTCCCTGATAAGAAATATTTTGCCATTCTATACTTACAAAACTTTTTAGATTAGTTGTATTTGTTATCAGTTGTTGTTGTAATATTTGCCAACTATCTGGCTGAACTAATTTAACATAACCACGATGAAAAACATAAATAATAAAGATGGGAAAAAGCAATAAGACCCATAAACCAAATGTACCATGAATACCTTCGATCCTTTCCCAATCAGGTAGCCAATTTACTTTTCCCCAGCGCCCGTCATAAGTGTTATAAGTCCAAAAGGCGCTAATCATTGCCAGAATTACACTAATCCCTTGCAGATTATGGAGTATTCTCAGCAACAATGGCTGATAAACATTGCTTTTTTTATTCATGATAATAGGGTTATACTCATTAGTATCTTAGTAGTTAAAAATCTCTAAAAGAATCCTTTTTCATCAAAAAGAATAAAAACTTATTACTTTTTATATCAAGTTCATTTGATCAGCCGAAGGCTGCCGCTGCGCGATCACTTATAAATCAATTAAAAATGATCTTAGTTCAATTTATTGAACGAGATACTATTAGCCGTGTAATTCATTACACGGTGGGCAAATTGCGAAGATACAATCTTTTAATAACTAATCATCCGAGCTTGATATTACTTATTACGTTGTCTCAACTAAAAATTTGAGAATGCAAAAACCCTTTTAACTCCCCAACCACCATATCATTTAGTAATAAGCATCTAAATCGAGAGCTTGAGAACCACCTTTTAATAATAAGACAATTAACTTTTTCAACTGTACCCAAATTAAAACACCGGTGAGTAAGCTAAGAGGAAAAGCTACACCATAGGAAAGAAGACGATTATAAGTAAAAATTTCTAATCCTGAAGCTAAAAAAACGCAAATGCCAAAGCAAATTCCCACGAAAGGCAATTTTAAAAGAGAAATTTCCGATAAATCGCTTTTAACTCCCTTTTGCCCCTGTTTACTCCAATAGTTAACCTTCATTTTGAGCGCGGCTTCAAAAGCTAAACCGCAAGTCACACCAATAAAAAAGCCGATACCCAATAAAACTAACGGCGGTTGAGGTAATGTGTACATAAAAAATATTTTTTAGTGTTTTAATAGTTATGGTTTGTTACAAAATATTAACACTTTTAGGGTGATAGGGAAAATGTACGAGAAGATTCATTGCGTTAACCATGTGGGCAAAAATTTGTTAATTGTCGGTTATAACCATTCTCACCAGTGGCAATTTCGCATAGTTACTTCTGAAGGAGATATAGTGCAAGAAAAAGAAAATTTTACTACAGCGCCCTCCGCCATGACAGAAGGTGAAAAATGGATTAGGGAAAATTTACCTATGGATACTTAAATTTTCGGTTAACTTCTCTTTTGCAGTGGAAAAAGATATATATTATGTTTATCTATATTAATTAATATTATGAAAACTAACATTGATTTAGATGAACAATTACTTCAACAAGGTTTTGCGATGACTGGATTGAGAACAAAAAAAGAGTTAGTTAATTTTGCTTTAGCTGAATTAGTCAAAAAAAACTCTCACAAAGATTTTTTTGAATTAGCCGGAGAGATTGAATTTATCGATGGTTTTAATACTAATATG
Proteins encoded:
- a CDS encoding type II toxin-antitoxin system VapB family antitoxin codes for the protein MKTNIDLDEQLLQQGFAMTGLRTKKELVNFALAELVKKNSHKDFFELAGEIEFIDGFNTNMVRTNRYVID